A window of Salvia splendens isolate huo1 chromosome 8, SspV2, whole genome shotgun sequence genomic DNA:
ATGTGTTTCTTCCATAAACCAATGCCCATTTTTCTCTTAGAGAAAACATTCTCTTCAACCATTGATTATCTTGTAGGTTGTAGTTCTCCAGCATTTCATTCCATGTATCAATGAATTCTGATTCTTCTTCGAAGTCGTACACACAACGACTAAAATCAGCTGCAAAGGTGTTCTTGAAACTCGCAAAAACATTGGAAAGATGAATTGCTGCATTCTGAAAAATATGCCAAACACACAAGCGATGGTAAGTTGACGACCACTTGGAAGCTAAAGCGGCGCTCATTGCTTGATCTTGATCCGTTAAAATGGTTTTTGGTCTTTTTCCCATCATAGCATCTTCAAATGCATCAAAAAACCATTCAAAGGTTTCAATTGTTTCGTCGTACAACAATGCTACACCAAACACAGTTGTTTGTTTATGATGATTTACACCGACAAACAAAGCAATTGGTCTGCCATCTCGATGTTTTCTATATGTAGTATCGAAGCAAACAACATCACCAAAATGACCAAAATCTTGTATCATTCTACCATCGGTCCAAAATATATTGGTAATTAGATCTTCCTCATCCAATTGAATAGCATAGTAAAAATGTGGATCTTCACTTATCATCCTCTGTAAATACTGTAAAACAcctccactatctccttgtttaATCTCCAAAGTCCTCTTAGTTCTCAAATAGTTCTTCAAATCAATATGAGTAAAACCAAGATGTTGTATTCCGCCAGCTTCCTTTGCCATTACATCTATTATTTTCTTTGGAGCCAACCCACAACTCTGAGCAACATCAACTTGTGTTTGCTGAATATTAGACATTTGTCTAAAACATCTAAACATGTAAGATTTTTCCGGATCACACAAATCATGATTGTGTTCCTCGACAAACTTCACAATCCGAAACTTTCTACTATACCTACAATTGATTTTCATCAAAGCCTTACATCCACACCTAATTTCAGGACAGGGATTCTTAATTGTAACACATCTATTGTTTGTTGCTCTAAAACCTTCCCTGCAACAGCAGAAACTAATGTCCAAGATGTTGCCCGTAATTTGATCTCTGTGAACAGATAGTTTTCAAGTTCCGAAACCTGTTACCTTAGCATATTTCATATAGAAATCATATGCCTCAACTTCTGTCTCAAACTCCATTCCTATCTTAGGAATATGGTCTTCTAATACATTGTCACCCATAtctgcaaaagaaaaaaaaagcataTATTCAATAGCTATTTCTTTTACTCCATGTCAATTTCTTTTGAGATAGTAGTTCCATCACAGCGTTAAAATCTAGACAACATAAATATGTATCTATTTTATTTGGTATGTCATTAAAGTTTTGAAGGCATGTGCTAATAATCCAATCCTGTTACAACTCAAATAATGTAAATAGTTACTGTACTCTGTATTATATTACTGTATATTTTATGAGTTGCTCCCCTGATAGTTTTATAAATTAGCTTCAAAATTTTTTACCAAAATCCATATATTGAGACAAAAGAACTAGTCTAAAATTGCTTTTTTCAAAGTGATAAACATTAGTTGAAAGTTATTACCTTTTGATATCGACATAAAGCAGCGGCAGATAAAAAAATTTGGTTCATGAGCGGAGctaaaccctaacccttgttGCCAAGAAATCTGGACGACATAATTCTTGTATTTTGGTAATGtgattttcatttaattattgaataaaaatggagtattaatatttaataaacccttaattaattttgttcccTTTTATCAGTAAAGGATATCCAGTTCAGCCCCAAATAATCCACAAATAAAAGATCATAAATTATTATTCCAAGATGAATAAAGATGTGAAAGGGTTTCACTAATACGGTGAAATCTATAAAATATGTAAAGGTTAGGTTTTAGTTTTAATCCTCTCTAGTAAATATTAAAGATTGTCCATGTGTCTAATTAATATTGGTGTAGCATAAGATACATTATGCGTATTTATACCTCTagtctattatttaattttataaatagatTCCATGTGTCTATTTTTCATTAGTGAATTATGTAGTGGATTAGTTTATGCCTTAGCTGATCCCCTCCGATTTTGTACGGGTGTGGTCATTGTATTTTTGCTACTCCAATAGTATAAAAGGTGGCATAATTCAAACTGGGTAGACGCAAGGCGTGACGTCATCAATTCATCTTAATTCAAACTATGCTCtttctttcttcatcttctaCATTGGTTGCCAAATCCCATCGCTCTCTTCTACACAATTCACTTCTTCCGTCGCCCTCTTTTTCTCTCAGTCGCCCTCGATTTTCCGTTACCAAAACCATCCCTTCAGCTTTTCGACTTCACCTTGGAACTGCTGCTGCACTTCGCCCCATCCATTGTTCATCAAATATGGTCAAAGCGATCAGAATCCATGAGCACGGAGGCCCTGAGGTATTATCATTATCTACTCTGCCCAATTACTTCACTGTTACTGctaattttatgtgtttttcatCGATTTCATGATTTGATCTCGTTGAATGGTTTATCGTCGTTTCTGATTTTTGGCGATACACGATGTTGCTGCTTTTGTCGTATGTGATTTTTGGGGAATAAATTGTAGTGTTGCCTTGCTGGTGTAGTGTTGTTGAACTTAATTGCAAATGTAAGGTTCATTTTTGTTCGGATTGAAACCATAGTGTAGTTACTTACTGTGTGAAGCATGTTTTGTAGGttcttgttgggatttacgcacacaaggctttcacacactcaagaagatcacacacacactcactgttgtatgagatcacacaatgcagaaacacacacactcacactttgagtattgaagatgataatcttggagagaaactggaaaactctttattgattaaactctactctaaactacatacacggtgagctatttaaagctctacaatcaagtagcaactgctactaactaactacaagaagaatcaagaaagcaagaagaataaccgctacatctcagctaactaactgctgctccaacggctagttcggctaggttgcttcttccttctcggttcaagaccgaactccttcctcggctcaagaccgaactccttcctcggctcaagaccgaactccttctcggctcacaaccgaactcttccttctcggctcacaaccgaactcttccttctcggctagttccagctcaaagccgagcttccttcttctgccttcttcttctcggctagttccaggctagttccagctcggtaaacCGAGCTTATcgaactctgccttcttcttccaactgaaatgagcactccattattacaattctccacctgagggctcatctcagttcttgcacaaacattgatcaatttcttgcaatgatcaaacttgtctctacctagagactttgttagcatgtcagccggattgtgcaaggtgttaatcttaatcaccttcactctccccttttcaatctcatctgtactcagcttggatttgtccaccaaaatccatgttttgttcttgagtaaagactctatttcctcattcatggcttcaatccatctttctctatctttactctgcatagcttctttatatgtgagtggatctgcgccatcaatactttcagctgcacacagagcataatacacaacatcagagaactttgttggtggccttgtttctcttctaactctgtcccttgcaagctgatagtctctgatagagtctgatatagactcaccagcctggttgccctgagttggagcctcttctttatctgaatcagactcactccctgagtcaataactccacctgctcctaggccaacccccacaggctccaccttgaagaaatcaccctcatcttcactggagtccagcttatctttcaggtatggcatctgatcctccaagaacaccacatccctactcaccaagaccttctgcttaccgggctcaatacaccagagcctataccccttaacacccctctgataccccaacataatacatttcagagccctagcttcaagcttgctttgcctagcatgagcataggccacacacccaaacaccttgtactttgagtagtcactatgagctccattccacatgtaatcaggagtttcagatttcagggcagtagatgggcatttattgatgagataggctgttgtatacacagcctcaccccagaatctgctgctcaaaccagaaccaagaagcaggcacctcaccctctctaggattgtcctattcatcctctccacaacaccattttgctgaggattaccaggaacagtccggtgcctcttcatacccttctctttacaaaacagatcaaactcagcagacaagaactctaggccattgtctgtccttaagcatttaacacttctacccttctctagctcaacctccttacaccatatcttgaactttgtgagtgtttcagatttttctttaagaatatatacccacaacttccttgtatagtcatcaatgatagctagataatactttcctccaccaattgaacacaccggtgaaggcccccaaagatcactatgtatgtagtctaaaggggctgtagaagagtgaatacctgtaggatagggtgccttcttagcctttccaagtatacactgctcacaggggttcatcttgttgaaatctccagagatcagacccttcttgatgagttctttcaagcttccttcagctgggtggcccaatctcttgtgccatagcattatggaatcatctgacactgcattgctttctccatcaacagccttagccttcagataatagagaatatgctctctgtcagcctccatcatcactgcatctccagatttaacaaacaattttccttgactcatcaatatggtgaaccctttctgctccagcattcccaatgagatgagattcctcttcacttctggaatatacctcaccccagttaggatctttatagagccatcttgtaggcttagctttaccttccctattcctctgatctgacaaatgtgattattacccAGCACCACAGTGCCTGCTGCTTCTTGAAGGTCATGAAACCAGCTCCTatttgggcacatatggaagctgcaccctgagtccataatccacctatgactgaccccactgtcactaatattcatgagttgagccgggggatcagcactctccacacaatcagattggttgtgtccctcagaggctatctttctcttccatgcatgacaatctttcttcaaatgtccaggtttcttgcaccaatagcaagctctggtttccttctgagcatcagaacttgagggtttagagccctcaaacttcttcttgaagttctgcttcttgaacttcttcacattcaaggcctctgcagcttgaacattggagcttgcagagcctctgttggctgtcttctggagttctttggccatcaaggctgaatagacttctgcataggtgataggtttatctcttccatagataattgcatcacttagctggtcatacgagctaggcaaggcattcaatgtgagaatggccttatcctcatctgaaatcttgacatcaacagatcccaggtcatcaatgatcttgttgaactcctctagctgctcaatgatggacctatctccagaaaaactataggcatacagcctcttcttgagatacagccggttagccaaggatttggccaagtaaacttcatctaacttgtccaagatctccaccgcagtcttggcttcttgaacttccctcaagaccttatctccaaggcacagaatcactgcagaatgtgccttgagctgcatctcctccatctt
This region includes:
- the LOC121745818 gene encoding protein FAR1-RELATED SEQUENCE 5-like: MGDNVLEDHIPKIGMEFETEVEAYDFYMKYAKGRYSRKFRIVKFVEEHNHDLCDPEKSYMFRCFRQMSNIQQTQVDVAQSCGLAPKKIIDVMAKEAGGIQHLGFTHIDLKNYLRTKRTLEIKQGDSGGVLQYLQRMISEDPHFYYAIQLDEEDLITNIFWTDGRMIQDFGHFGDVVCFDTTYRKHRDGRPIALFVGVNHHKQTTVFGVALLYDETIETFEWFFDAFEDAMMGKRPKTILTDQDQAMSAALASKWSSTYHRLCVWHIFQNAAIHLSNVFASFKNTFAADFSRCVYDFEEESEFIDTWNEMLENYNLQDNQWLKRMFSLREKWALVYGRNTFCADMVSTQRSECMNAVVKHYVNYKNNIVEVFHHFQRLIDDRREKESAEDFKNAQSSPVMTFPLEILKHAAAVYTHKIFALFSEELRKTIESKIEGESQLETSVIYKRWTKHAKGETSRVCDVGVVTVDEKIRKKQRYKELCNSFMRVAIKAAGSEDSYTYALDCLLKMENNVDRMIGKANNVTIEAKDGDVAVDDETNESQIKGLKPKGRVTYHSCKRPKNALEQAISRKRKPKPKATKSGSQHASSMQESEETTLINDDYWNVT